The following proteins are co-located in the Vibrio astriarenae genome:
- the moeB gene encoding molybdopterin-synthase adenylyltransferase MoeB: protein MDILSNQEMMRYNRQIVLRDFDFEGQEALKQSSVLVLGAGGLGCASSQYLATAGVGKMTLIDDDVVELSNLQRQVLHHDRDVGRAKVDSASEALRELNPHIEVNTIKGRLNDQELEAYVSSHTLVLDASDNVETRNQLNRLCFQHKIPLVSGAAIRMEGQISVFTYQDESQPCYQCLSALFGDTTLSCVEAGVMAPVVGIVGAVQAMEAIKVIAQYGQPKQGKILILDALSMSWREMKLMKMPQCPVCG from the coding sequence GTGGATATTCTTTCAAACCAAGAAATGATGCGTTACAACCGTCAAATTGTGTTGCGAGACTTCGACTTTGAAGGTCAAGAAGCACTAAAGCAGAGCTCAGTCTTAGTGCTGGGCGCTGGCGGTTTAGGTTGCGCATCTTCTCAATACCTTGCAACCGCGGGTGTTGGTAAAATGACTTTGATTGATGACGATGTTGTCGAACTATCGAATCTACAACGTCAGGTGTTACACCATGACCGAGACGTTGGCCGTGCAAAAGTCGACTCAGCCTCAGAAGCACTTCGCGAGCTGAACCCTCATATTGAAGTTAACACGATTAAAGGTCGTCTTAATGACCAAGAACTTGAAGCCTATGTGAGTTCTCATACACTAGTATTAGACGCCTCTGATAATGTTGAAACGCGCAACCAGCTCAATCGGTTGTGTTTTCAACACAAGATTCCACTGGTATCTGGTGCGGCGATCCGTATGGAAGGCCAGATCAGTGTGTTTACTTATCAAGATGAAAGTCAGCCTTGTTATCAGTGCTTAAGTGCTCTATTTGGCGATACCACCCTCAGTTGTGTTGAGGCGGGTGTTATGGCGCCAGTAGTGGGTATTGTTGGGGCGGTGCAAGCCATGGAAGCGATTAAAGTGATCGCTCAATACGGGCAACCTAAACAAGGAAAAATACTGATTCTTGATGCACTGAGTATGTCTTGGCGTGAAATGAAGCTGATGAAGATGCCTCAATGCCCGGTTTGCGGCTGA
- a CDS encoding sulfurtransferase translates to MNSPLVSAAWLYEHSEAPNLVILDASIEFQIPAETDKDTENLIPGSQRFDYDKIVCDQSSALPHMMPTDAEFNQRVQALGINQDSIIVVYDNSGTFASPRAYWMFKAMGHQQVYILDGGLTEWKLCGYPVVQSYEVAKQLGNFTGVLNPSYFVDADFVERQIGNTSNLTIDARGLARFLAQVPEPRPGVRSGHIPSSVCLPFATLMDGHRIKPIEALNDVVKAVLGEQHSQYIFSCGSGVTACILALAAELCGYHNLSVYDGSWTEWGQDTNRPISIG, encoded by the coding sequence ATGAACAGTCCACTCGTTTCCGCAGCCTGGTTATATGAGCATAGCGAAGCGCCAAATTTGGTGATTTTAGATGCCAGCATTGAGTTTCAAATACCCGCAGAAACAGACAAAGACACGGAAAACCTTATTCCCGGAAGTCAGCGCTTTGATTACGACAAGATTGTTTGTGATCAGAGCTCAGCTCTGCCCCATATGATGCCAACCGACGCTGAGTTTAATCAACGCGTACAAGCGCTTGGTATTAACCAAGACTCGATTATCGTGGTTTATGATAACTCGGGAACGTTTGCCTCACCTCGTGCTTATTGGATGTTTAAAGCGATGGGTCATCAGCAAGTCTACATACTTGACGGTGGTTTAACGGAATGGAAACTCTGCGGATATCCGGTGGTTCAAAGCTACGAAGTGGCTAAGCAGCTTGGCAATTTCACCGGCGTATTAAATCCAAGTTATTTTGTCGATGCTGACTTTGTAGAGCGCCAGATAGGTAATACCTCAAATCTCACCATTGATGCTAGAGGGCTAGCGCGATTCTTAGCACAAGTTCCTGAGCCTAGGCCAGGTGTAAGAAGCGGTCATATTCCTAGTTCTGTGTGTTTACCTTTTGCTACTTTGATGGATGGTCATCGAATCAAACCCATTGAAGCGCTAAATGATGTCGTGAAAGCCGTCCTTGGTGAACAACACAGCCAATACATATTTTCGTGTGGCTCGGGAGTGACGGCTTGTATCCTTGCCTTAGCCGCTGAGTTGTGTGGATATCACAACCTGTCGGTCTATGATGGCTCTTGGACTGAGTGGGGACAAGATACCAATAGACCGATTTCCATAGGTTAG